One window of the Methanocaldococcus vulcanius M7 genome contains the following:
- a CDS encoding right-handed parallel beta-helix repeat-containing protein, whose translation MKKIHLTLIILFVALSLLFIFNNTQHVKPTYINKFPYIINSPGYYVINTTATLNETAIIINSDNVVLDGNGCVLKGMGNYCGIKIDNGIDIKIKNLVVNDWKYGVFANGYQITLENISAYGNKYGIYALNHNGIIILNGKIYNAGIKMRNCKMFNNTYNFALKNYDLDWDKNSNNIDMSNTVNGKPIYYLINKRNIVISKSSNIGALYLINCENISIEGLNLTNNVYGVFIYGGKNISIKNSVVCFNQWGIYAYKVDNLNLENISSYSNIVGMHFEFSNKHIENCKMFDNTFNLVIIDSIGQDFGYIKNTTVNNRLVYYLINKSSLIIDKHSNAGTIYLINCNNITVKNLNLTNNGFGVYLINTSNSKFENLRISNNWWGVYLTLSYNNTFKNISLISNIHNISGSKGNNFINVVNVPISNESRILKKYYELWE comes from the coding sequence ATGAAAAAGATACACTTAACTTTAATTATACTCTTTGTTGCTTTATCATTGTTATTTATTTTTAATAATACCCAGCATGTCAAACCAACTTACATAAACAAATTTCCTTACATAATTAATAGCCCAGGATATTATGTTATAAACACTACTGCAACTTTAAATGAAACTGCTATTATCATAAATTCAGATAATGTTGTTTTAGATGGAAATGGATGTGTTTTAAAAGGAATGGGAAATTATTGTGGAATAAAGATAGATAACGGCATAGATATAAAAATTAAAAATTTAGTTGTAAATGACTGGAAATATGGAGTATTTGCTAATGGTTATCAAATAACATTAGAAAATATCTCTGCCTATGGAAATAAATATGGGATATATGCTTTAAATCATAATGGAATCATCATTTTAAATGGTAAGATTTATAATGCAGGCATAAAAATGAGAAATTGTAAGATGTTTAACAATACTTACAACTTTGCTCTAAAAAATTACGATTTGGATTGGGATAAAAATTCTAACAATATTGACATGTCCAATACTGTTAATGGGAAGCCAATATACTATTTAATAAACAAAAGAAATATTGTTATAAGTAAGTCATCAAATATAGGAGCTTTATATTTAATTAACTGCGAGAATATTAGCATAGAAGGGCTAAATTTAACAAATAACGTTTATGGTGTCTTTATTTATGGTGGAAAAAACATATCCATTAAAAACTCAGTAGTATGTTTTAACCAGTGGGGAATCTATGCATATAAAGTTGATAACTTAAACTTGGAAAATATATCTTCATACTCAAACATCGTTGGAATGCATTTTGAGTTTTCAAATAAACATATAGAAAACTGCAAAATGTTTGATAATACATTTAATCTTGTAATCATTGATTCGATAGGCCAAGATTTTGGTTATATAAAAAATACAACAGTAAATAATAGGTTAGTGTATTATTTGATTAATAAAAGCAGTTTAATCATTGATAAACACTCAAATGCTGGAACTATATATTTAATAAACTGCAACAACATCACTGTCAAAAATTTAAACCTAACCAATAATGGGTTTGGTGTCTATTTAATTAATACTTCAAACTCAAAATTTGAAAATTTAAGAATATCTAATAATTGGTGGGGGGTATATCTAACATTATCATACAATAATACCTTTAAAAATATATCTCTAATTTCAAATATTCATAATATTTCCGGCTCTAAAGGAAATAACTTTATAAATGTAGTTAATGTCCCAATATCAAATGAATCCCGTATTTTAAAAAAGTATTATGAGTTATGGGAATAA